The Mesorhizobium koreense genome includes a window with the following:
- a CDS encoding heme o synthase has product MALVEPTRDEEVQLSEATAGDYLELLKPRVMSLVVFTAFVGMVAAPILPHPFLAVVAILAIAAGAGASGALNMWYDADIDAVMSRTAGRPIPAGRVMPGEALSFGLVLSVLSVMTLGVLANWLAAALLAFTIFFYAVIYTMWLKRSTPQNIVIGGAAGAFPPIIGWAAATGTVSIESVILFLIIFLWTPPHFWALALFKSGDYERAGIPMMPNVAGEASTRRQIFVYSLLIAPVGVLPWALGYASLGYGMVSAALGAGFVWYAWKVLVMPAEDRKMKAAKALFGYSLLYLFGIFAAFLADVLIGRAFGLAGI; this is encoded by the coding sequence ATGGCGCTCGTAGAGCCGACCCGTGACGAGGAAGTCCAGCTTTCGGAAGCGACTGCAGGGGATTACCTCGAGCTTCTGAAACCGCGCGTGATGTCGCTCGTCGTGTTCACCGCGTTCGTGGGTATGGTCGCGGCGCCCATCCTGCCGCATCCGTTCCTTGCGGTCGTGGCGATCCTGGCGATTGCGGCGGGCGCCGGCGCCTCGGGCGCGCTCAACATGTGGTACGACGCCGACATCGACGCGGTGATGTCGCGCACCGCCGGCCGGCCCATCCCCGCCGGTCGCGTGATGCCGGGCGAGGCGCTTTCCTTCGGCCTGGTGCTATCCGTCCTTTCGGTGATGACGCTCGGCGTGCTCGCCAATTGGCTTGCCGCGGCGCTGCTTGCCTTCACCATCTTCTTCTATGCAGTGATCTATACGATGTGGCTGAAGCGCTCGACACCCCAGAATATAGTCATCGGTGGGGCTGCCGGTGCGTTCCCGCCGATCATCGGCTGGGCGGCGGCGACCGGGACGGTCAGCATCGAAAGCGTGATCCTCTTCCTCATCATCTTCCTGTGGACGCCGCCGCATTTCTGGGCGCTGGCGCTGTTCAAGTCGGGCGACTACGAGCGCGCCGGCATCCCGATGATGCCGAACGTTGCCGGCGAGGCATCGACGCGCCGCCAGATATTCGTCTACTCGCTCCTGATCGCGCCGGTCGGCGTCCTTCCATGGGCGCTTGGCTATGCCAGCCTCGGCTACGGGATGGTCTCGGCAGCGCTCGGCGCTGGCTTCGTCTGGTATGCCTGGAAAGTACTCGTCATGCCGGCCGAGGATCGGAAGATGAAGGCGGCCAAGGCGCTGTTCGGCTATTCGCTGCTTTACCTTTTCGGGATTTTCGCGGCCTTCCTGGCAGACGTGCTGATCGGCCGCGCCTTCGGGCTGGCGGGAATATGA
- the ctaD gene encoding cytochrome c oxidase subunit I: MAAIEAAHDDHRPHGWVRWVYSTNHKDIGTLYLIFAICAGIIGAFLSIMMRAELMEPGIQIFPGLASMVYGVNGDAAIDAGKSMYNMFTSVHALIMIFFMIMPAMIGGFGNWMVPIMIGAPDMAFPRMNNISFWLLVPAFLLLLISMFMPSAAGAWGPGGGWTLYPPFSTIGQPGPAMDLTILSIHIAGASSILGAINFITTIFNMRAPGMTLHKMPLFAWSVLVTAFLLLLSLPVLAGAITMLLTDRNFGTSFFAPENGGDPILFQHLFWFFGHPEVYILILPGFGMISQIVSTFSKKPVFGYLGMVYAMVAIGAVGFVVWAHHMYTTGISLDTQRYFVFATMVIAVPTGVKVFSWIATMWGGSIEFRTPMLWAVGFIFLFTVGGVTGVQLANAGLDRSMQDTYYVVAHFHYVLSLGAVFAIFAGWYYWFPKMTGYMYNSFIARLHFWITFIGVNIIFFPMHFLGLAGMPRRYIDYPDAFAGWNMIESYGSYIAGFGVLVFLFGVFEAFSKKRIAGANPWGPGATTLEWQLPSPPPFHQWSELPRIK, translated from the coding sequence ATGGCGGCAATAGAAGCAGCTCATGACGACCATCGGCCGCATGGCTGGGTGCGGTGGGTCTATTCCACCAACCACAAGGACATCGGAACGCTGTACCTGATCTTTGCGATCTGCGCCGGTATCATCGGCGCATTCCTGTCGATCATGATGCGCGCCGAACTGATGGAACCGGGCATCCAGATATTCCCGGGGCTTGCCTCCATGGTCTATGGCGTCAACGGCGACGCCGCCATCGACGCGGGCAAGAGCATGTACAACATGTTCACCTCCGTCCACGCACTCATCATGATCTTCTTCATGATCATGCCGGCGATGATCGGCGGCTTCGGCAACTGGATGGTGCCGATCATGATCGGCGCGCCGGACATGGCGTTTCCACGCATGAACAACATTTCCTTCTGGTTGCTCGTGCCGGCCTTCCTGCTGCTCCTCATTTCCATGTTCATGCCGAGCGCGGCGGGTGCCTGGGGCCCCGGTGGCGGCTGGACGCTCTATCCGCCGTTCTCGACCATCGGCCAGCCCGGACCGGCGATGGATTTGACAATCCTGTCGATCCACATCGCGGGCGCGTCGTCGATACTCGGCGCCATCAACTTCATCACCACGATCTTCAACATGCGCGCGCCCGGCATGACGCTGCACAAGATGCCGCTCTTCGCATGGTCGGTACTGGTGACGGCCTTCCTTCTCCTGTTGTCGCTGCCGGTGCTGGCCGGCGCCATCACCATGCTTTTGACCGATCGTAATTTCGGTACGTCTTTCTTCGCGCCGGAGAATGGCGGCGACCCGATCCTGTTCCAGCATCTGTTCTGGTTCTTCGGTCACCCCGAGGTCTACATCCTGATCCTGCCTGGCTTCGGCATGATCAGCCAGATCGTCTCGACCTTCTCCAAGAAGCCTGTCTTCGGCTATCTCGGCATGGTCTACGCCATGGTGGCGATCGGCGCGGTCGGCTTCGTCGTGTGGGCGCACCACATGTACACCACCGGCATCTCGCTCGACACGCAGCGCTACTTCGTCTTCGCGACGATGGTCATCGCGGTGCCGACGGGCGTGAAGGTGTTCTCGTGGATCGCTACCATGTGGGGCGGCTCCATCGAGTTCCGCACACCGATGCTGTGGGCGGTCGGTTTCATCTTCCTGTTCACCGTCGGCGGCGTGACGGGCGTGCAACTCGCCAACGCCGGTCTCGACCGCTCGATGCAGGACACCTACTACGTGGTGGCGCACTTCCACTATGTGCTGTCGCTCGGTGCCGTCTTCGCCATCTTCGCCGGCTGGTACTACTGGTTCCCGAAGATGACCGGCTACATGTACAATTCCTTCATCGCCCGGCTGCATTTCTGGATCACCTTCATCGGCGTGAACATCATCTTCTTCCCGATGCATTTCCTCGGCCTTGCCGGAATGCCGCGCCGCTACATCGACTATCCGGACGCCTTTGCCGGTTGGAACATGATCGAGTCCTACGGGTCCTACATTGCCGGCTTCGGCGTGCTGGTCTTCCTGTTCGGTGTCTTCGAGGCCTTCTCCAAGAAGCGCATCGCCGGCGCCAATCCCTGGGGACCGGGCGCGACGACGCTCGAATGGCAGTTGCCGTCGCCGCCGCCGTTCCACCAGTGGTCGGAACTGCCGCGGATCAAGTAG
- the coxB gene encoding cytochrome c oxidase subunit II yields the protein MRVIRNILARVGGAAAGFAVTSAMAAPQPWEWTFQPAATDMMRQITWFQDYTLWFIIPITVLVMVLLGYCIFRFNAKRNPVPSQTTHNTLIEVIWTVLPVVVLLFIAIPSFQLLTAQYNPKDEPKLTVKATGNQWNWDYEYETKDQLSFNSAILADSDRAKLGKEDRTEYPRLLTVDHELVVPVNTMVRVLVTGADVIHSFAMPPFGIKVDAVPGRINETWFKAEKEGIFYGQCSELCGKDHAFMPIAIRVVTQEQYDNWYKMAVTDLPGANKALMAEVDHNKTKVAAAD from the coding sequence ATGAGAGTGATCAGGAACATTCTTGCGCGCGTCGGCGGGGCAGCGGCCGGCTTCGCGGTAACTTCGGCAATGGCGGCCCCGCAGCCTTGGGAGTGGACTTTCCAGCCCGCCGCGACCGACATGATGCGGCAGATCACCTGGTTCCAGGACTATACGCTCTGGTTCATCATCCCGATCACCGTCCTCGTGATGGTCTTGCTCGGCTACTGCATCTTCCGCTTCAACGCCAAGCGCAATCCGGTCCCCTCGCAGACGACGCACAACACGCTGATCGAAGTGATCTGGACGGTCCTTCCGGTGGTTGTTCTCCTCTTCATCGCCATCCCTTCCTTCCAACTCCTGACGGCGCAGTACAATCCCAAGGACGAGCCGAAACTGACGGTGAAGGCGACCGGCAACCAGTGGAACTGGGATTACGAATACGAGACCAAGGACCAGCTTTCCTTCAACTCGGCGATCCTGGCAGATAGTGACCGCGCCAAGCTCGGCAAGGAGGACCGCACCGAATATCCGCGTCTCCTGACGGTCGATCACGAGCTTGTGGTGCCGGTGAACACCATGGTCCGTGTGCTGGTGACCGGCGCCGACGTCATCCACTCATTCGCCATGCCGCCCTTCGGCATCAAGGTCGACGCCGTGCCGGGCCGCATCAACGAGACCTGGTTCAAGGCGGAGAAGGAAGGCATTTTTTACGGCCAGTGCTCGGAACTGTGCGGCAAGGATCACGCCTTCATGCCGATCGCGATTCGCGTGGTGACCCAGGAGCAGTACGACAACTGGTACAAGATGGCGGTGACCGACCTCCCCGGCGCCAACAAGGCGCTGATGGCCGAAGTCGACCACAACAAGACGAAAGTTGCCGCGGCCGATTGA
- a CDS encoding invasion associated locus B family protein has product MIAGPFRAVLKRTAIAGIAFAGIAFVAATLVAPVAAFAQQDTMPGANGTVKSVHGAWSIICDTPPGAKTEQCAMMQNVVASDRPEIGLSVVVLKTADHKAQILRVLAPLGVLLPNGLGLNVDGKDIGRAYFVRCFQDGCYAEVILEQKLIDTLSHGKSATFIVFQTPEQGIGIPVDLAGFADGFAALP; this is encoded by the coding sequence ATGATCGCTGGGCCGTTTCGAGCAGTGCTGAAGAGGACCGCCATTGCCGGGATTGCCTTCGCGGGGATCGCCTTCGTCGCAGCGACGCTGGTCGCGCCCGTCGCCGCCTTCGCGCAGCAGGACACCATGCCGGGCGCCAACGGCACGGTGAAATCGGTCCACGGCGCATGGTCGATCATCTGCGACACCCCGCCCGGCGCCAAGACCGAGCAATGCGCGATGATGCAGAACGTCGTCGCCTCCGATCGGCCCGAGATCGGCCTTTCCGTCGTCGTGCTCAAGACGGCTGACCACAAGGCGCAGATCCTGCGGGTGCTGGCCCCGCTCGGCGTATTGTTACCGAACGGACTTGGCCTCAATGTCGACGGCAAGGATATCGGCCGCGCCTATTTCGTGCGCTGCTTCCAGGACGGCTGCTATGCCGAGGTCATCCTCGAGCAGAAGCTCATCGACACGCTTTCGCACGGCAAGTCGGCGACCTTCATCGTCTTCCAGACGCCGGAACAGGGGATCGGCATCCCCGTCGACCTCGCCGGCTTCGCCGACGGTTTCGCCGCGCTACCGTGA
- the tldD gene encoding metalloprotease TldD, whose product MDRRLTEQFDISEDEVKRIVADTIRGADDGELFLEYREGEALMFDNGRLKTANFSTDQGFGLRAVAGEASGYAHANDFSEAALRRASDAVSTVKAGYSGTLAAAPQGTNLHLYGEENPIAAPGFEAKAKLLQEIDAFLRAKDPRVRQVTASLAASWQHVEIMRADGRTVRDIRPLVRMNVAVVVGDGDRQESGSYGMGGRKSFAEFVAEDSWKHAADEALRQALANLEAIPAPAGTFDIVLANGWPGVMLHEAVGHGLEGDFNRKKTSAFAGLMGQQVAAKGVTVVDDGTIAERRGSLTIDDEGTPTNRTVLIEDGKLVGYMQDRQNARLMGMKATGNGRRESYAHEPMPRMTNTYMTAGGYEPSEIISSVKNGIYAVSFGGGQVDITSGKFVFGCTEAYMIEDGKVTRPIKGAMLIGNGPDAMHRVSMVGNDMKLDTGIGMCGKAGQGVPVGVGQPHLRMNQMTVGGTRT is encoded by the coding sequence GTGGACCGCAGGCTGACTGAACAATTCGACATTTCCGAAGACGAGGTGAAGCGGATCGTCGCCGATACCATCCGCGGTGCCGACGACGGCGAACTCTTCCTGGAATACCGCGAGGGCGAGGCGCTGATGTTCGACAATGGCCGCCTGAAGACGGCCAATTTCTCGACCGACCAGGGTTTCGGCCTGCGCGCGGTCGCCGGCGAGGCGAGCGGCTACGCACACGCCAACGATTTCTCAGAAGCGGCATTGCGGCGCGCGTCCGATGCCGTCTCGACCGTCAAGGCCGGCTATTCCGGCACGCTCGCCGCCGCGCCTCAGGGCACGAACCTTCACCTCTATGGCGAGGAAAACCCGATCGCGGCACCCGGCTTCGAGGCCAAGGCGAAGCTCCTGCAGGAGATCGACGCTTTCCTGAGGGCGAAGGATCCGCGCGTACGTCAGGTAACCGCCTCGCTCGCCGCCTCCTGGCAGCATGTCGAGATCATGCGCGCCGACGGCCGCACGGTTCGGGACATCCGGCCGCTGGTACGGATGAACGTGGCGGTCGTGGTCGGTGACGGCGACCGGCAGGAATCGGGCTCCTACGGCATGGGCGGCCGCAAATCCTTCGCGGAGTTCGTGGCGGAAGATTCGTGGAAACACGCCGCCGACGAAGCGCTCAGGCAGGCGCTCGCCAATCTGGAGGCCATCCCTGCCCCGGCCGGCACGTTCGACATCGTGCTCGCCAATGGCTGGCCAGGCGTCATGTTGCACGAGGCGGTCGGCCATGGGCTGGAAGGTGATTTCAACCGCAAGAAGACCTCCGCCTTCGCCGGGTTGATGGGACAGCAGGTCGCCGCCAAGGGCGTGACGGTCGTCGACGACGGGACCATCGCCGAGCGGCGCGGTTCGCTCACCATCGACGACGAGGGCACGCCGACCAACCGCACCGTGCTGATCGAGGACGGAAAGCTCGTCGGCTACATGCAGGATCGGCAGAACGCCCGGCTGATGGGCATGAAGGCGACCGGCAACGGCAGGCGTGAATCCTACGCGCACGAGCCCATGCCGCGCATGACCAACACCTATATGACCGCCGGCGGCTATGAGCCTTCCGAGATCATCTCCTCGGTGAAGAACGGCATCTATGCCGTCTCCTTCGGCGGTGGCCAGGTCGACATCACGTCCGGCAAGTTCGTCTTCGGCTGTACGGAAGCCTACATGATCGAGGACGGCAAGGTGACCCGGCCGATCAAGGGTGCCATGCTGATCGGTAACGGACCGGACGCCATGCACCGCGTCTCCATGGTCGGCAACGACATGAAGCTCGACACCGGCATCGGCATGTGCGGCAAGGCCGGTCAGGGCGTGCCTGTCGGCGTCGGCCAGCCGCATCTGAGAATGAACCAGATGACCGTTGGCGGCACGCGGACGTAA